The following proteins come from a genomic window of Coffea arabica cultivar ET-39 chromosome 11c, Coffea Arabica ET-39 HiFi, whole genome shotgun sequence:
- the LOC113715928 gene encoding large ribosomal subunit protein bL9c-like has protein sequence MASAAASLSWGSSSWLSSHCLTQCMRPEATKLPEKASILMVVAQKKAKKTRKIILKEDVADLGKKGPLMDVKAGFYRNYLFPLGKAQIVTPLLLKEMKMEEERIEAEKKRVREEAQQLALIFETVGAFKVKRKGGKGKQIFGSVTAQDLVDIIKAQTQRDVDKRIVSVPEIRETGEYIAELKLHPEVTARVRLIVYAN, from the coding sequence ATGGCATCAGCAGCAGCAAGTCTGTCATGGGGTTCATCCTCTTGGCTCAGCAGTCACTGCTTAACCCAATGCATGAGACCTGAAGCCACAAAATTGCCTGAGAAAGCTTCAATTTTAATGGTGGTGGCTCAAAAAAAAGCCAAGAAAACCAGAAAGATTATACTGAAAGAGGATGTAGCAGACTTAGGCAAAAAGGGTCCGCTTATGGATGTTAAAGCTGGTTTTTATAGAAATTATTTGTTCCCATTGGGCAAGGCTCAAATTGTGACACCCCTACTTCTCAAGGAAATGAAGATGGAAGAGGAGAGAATTGAGGCTGAGAAAAAGAGGGTGAGAGAAGAGGCACAACAGCTTGCTCTAATTTTTGAAACTGTTGGAGCTTTCAAAGTAAAGCGAAAAGGTGGCAAGGGAAAACAAATTTTTGGAAGCGTTACTGCACAGGATCTTGTTGATATAATCAAGGCGCAGACACAGAGGGATGTGGACAAAAGGATAGTATCTGTTCCAGAGATCCGGGAAACAGGGGAATACATTGCAGAATTGAAGCTTCATCCTGAAGTTACTGCTAGAGTAAGGTTGATTGTGTATGCCAACTGA